One part of the Ziziphus jujuba cultivar Dongzao chromosome 2, ASM3175591v1 genome encodes these proteins:
- the LOC132800795 gene encoding disease resistance protein Roq1-like, with protein MGRDESQLIQRIVEATLSKLNRTLLHVAKYPVGIESHLQKLHPLISAAEKDKIRFRGIYGIGGIGKSTITKACFNIFADEFEGSRYLANVRETSKNHSGLLKLQETLLFDMPVDKNLKISNIHRGINIIRERLCHKSVLLILDDVDELDQLETLARGHEWFGIGSRIIITTRNKHLPTTCEANGIYEVQGLDYPRALELFSWNAFKRNELIEEYLLLLDLILSYANGLPLALEVLGSFLYGRQKNQWESSVQNLKNKPSKKLYDILKISQDALNDEEKAIVLDIACFFVGKDKDYVTQVIYVPTLGLKFSSIRLSSR; from the coding sequence ATGGGCAGAGATGAATCTCAATTGATCCAAAGAATCGTTGAAGCCACATTGAGCAAATTGAATCGTACACTTCTACATGTTGCCAAATACCCAGTTGGAATTGAATCCCATCTACAGAAGTTGCATCCATTAATAAGTGCCGCAGAAAAAGACAAAATTCGATTCAGAGGGATCTATGGGATTGGTGGAATAGGAAAGTCCACTATTACTAAAGCCTGTTTCAACATATTTGCTGATGAATTTGAAGGTTCTAGGTACCTTGCAAATGTCAGAGAAACATCAAAGAACCACTCTGGTTTACTCAAACTACAAGAAACACTTTTGTTCGACATGCCAGTGGACAAAAATTTAAAGATTAGCAATATTCATAGAGGTATCAACATTATAAGGGAAAGGCTCTGTCATAAAAGCGTACTTCTTATTCTTGACGATGTAGATGAACTCGATCAGTTGGAGACATTAGCAAGAGGGCACGAGTGGTTTGGTATAGGAAGTAGAATCATCATAACTACTAGAAACAAGCACTTACCAACCACTTGTGAAGCTAATGGAATATACGAAGTCCAGGGATTAGATTATCCGAGAGCTCTTGAACTCTTCAGTTGGAATGCTTTCAAAAGAAATGAACTTATTGAAGAATACCTTCTACTATTAGATCTCATTTTAAGTTATGCTAATGGCCTTCCTTTAGCTCTTGAAGTATTGGGTTCCTTTCTGTATGGAAGGCAAAAAAATCAATGGGAAAGTTCTGTAcagaatttgaaaaacaaaccCAGCAAGAAGTTATATGACATACTTAAAATAAGCCAAGATGCTTTAAATGATGAAGAGAAGGCTATTGTCCTTGATATTGCATGTTTCTTTGTTGGAAAGGACAAAGATTATGTTACCCAAGTCATTTATGTGCCGACATTGGGATTGAAGTTCTCATCGATACGTCTCTCGTCACGATAG